The Humulus lupulus chromosome 3, drHumLupu1.1, whole genome shotgun sequence genome window below encodes:
- the LOC133824773 gene encoding uncharacterized protein LOC133824773, with amino-acid sequence MAGLKFPFYVSFIYGRNTVEERKNLWHKLPLCTAHGWIVLGDFNAVFKANERNGGKPISKAEIVDSTQWFKSVVIDSWSKFSQGSGLKALYYKLLRLKHQLKQFNKDQIGDIGSQFQKAKSDFQEARLLAQCFPGDIALQNAVQSATELFGRKDQMYHSFLMQRSKIDWLRKGDSNTAYFHAYLKKRRAENIIASFINEQGNLVDNFSEVVSHFLNHFRSIMGSPSSAKQKIDTRCIALGPKLNIDQQLSLLKPFSHQEIRTAIFSIPCIKSPGPDGFGSGFNVAGGKIPEGFLDTTLSLVPKCENPSKASDYRPIACCSTIYKCISKLICSRLAKVLPVLVQANQGAFVKDDLLLFCKGTLASVQVLKKALEEFSSVSGLVINTSKSHVYFGGIPADQRQKLATELQLTEGSFPLKYLGVPMRPTKWKHEDCDIIDQKFRVRIHSWASRYLSFAGRIQLIHSVLFGLRNYWMGIFILPQSIIKEIEKLCRSFLWGVNGNRNKIHLASWNKVCLPKAYGGLGFRNGLAWNKEILAKYIWAITEKPDLLWVKWINAIYLKGATFWSYQVPQDTSWYWKKLCKLREVYTYREIIAAGHAGKFQSAQLYNSSLCQQQVHSED; translated from the exons ATGGCTGGGTTGAAATTTCCTTTCTATGTTTCGTTTATCTATGGTCGCAACACAGTGGAGGAAAGGAAGAACCTATGGCACAAATTACCTCTATGTACAGCTCATGGTTGGATAGTATTAGGAGACTTTAATGCAGTGTTTAAGGCTAATGAAAGGAACGGTGGAAAGCCTATTTCCAAGGCTGAGATTGTGGACTCTACTCAATG GTTCAAATCAGTGGTTATTGATAGTTGGAGCAAATTTTCTCAAGGGTCTGGCTTAAAAGCTCTGTATTATAAACTGTTAAGGCTGAAACATCAGTTGAAACAGTTTAATAAAGATCAAATAGGAGATATTGGCTCTCAATTTCAAAAGGCTAAATCTGACTTTCAAGAGGCTCGTCTTCTTGCTCAGTGCTTTCCTGGTGATATAGCTCTTCAGAATGCTGTTCAATCAGCTACTGAATTATTTGGCAGAAAAGATCAGATGTATCATAGTTTTCTGATGCAGAGGAGTAAGATAGATTGGCTTAGGAAGGGAGACTCTAATACAGCTTATTTTCATGCCTACTTGAAGAAAAGAAGAGCTGAAAACATAATAGCTTCGTTTATTAATGAACAAGGCAATTTGGTGGATAATTTTTCAGAGGTGGTTTCtcattttttgaaccatttcagGAGTATAATGGGAAGTCCTAGTTCAGCTAAGCAAAAGATTGATACTCGTTGTATAGCCCTGGGTCCCAAACTGAATATTGACCAGCAACTCTCATTGTTAAAGCCATTCTCTCATCAGGAAATTCGTACAGCTATATTTAGCATTCCTTGCATAAAATCCCCTGGTCCGGATGGTTTTGGATCAGGATTTAATGTGGCAGGAG GGAAAATTCCTGAAGGTTTCCTAGACACCACGTTATCACTGGTCCCTAAATGTGAGAATCCTTCAAAAGCTAGTGACTATAGACCGATTGCCTGCTGCTCCACCATTTATAAGTGTATTTCCAAGCTAATTTGTTCTCGATTAGCTAAGGTTCTTCCTGTTTTAGTTCAAGCTAATCAGGGTGCATTTGTCAAAG ATGATTTACTTCTGTTTTGCAAAGGCACTTTAGCTTCGGTCCAAGTGCTGAAGAAAGCTCTTGAGGAGTTCAGTTCTGTGTCTGGGTTGGTAATCAATACTAGCAAGTCTCATGTTTATTTTGGAGGGATTCCAGCTGATCAAAGGCAGAAGCTGGCCACTGAATTACAACTGACTGAAGGCTCGTTTCCCCTTAAATATCTTGGGGTGCCAATGAGACCCACAAAATGGAAGCATGAAGATTGTGACATCATAGACCAAAAGTTTAGAGTGCGAATTCATAGCTGGGCTAGTAGGTACCTATCTTTCGCTGGTAGAATTCAGCTTATTCACTCAGTCCTATTTGGTCTTAGGAATTATTGGATGGGAATATTCATTCTTCCGCAGAGCATAATCAAGGAGATCGAAAAGTTATGCCGTAGCTTTCTTTGGGGAGTTAATGGGAATAGAAATAAAATTCACTTAGCTTCTTGGAATAAAGTTTGTCTCCCTAAAGCCTATGGTGGTCTTGGTTTTAGGAATGGTTTAGCTTGGAACAAGGAAATTTTAGCCAAGTACATATGGGCGATAACTGAGAAACCGGACTTGCTGTGGGTTAAATGGATTAATGCAATTTATTTAAAAGGGGCAACTTTCTGGTCTTATCAGGTTCCTCAAGACACAAGTTGGTACTGGAAGAAGCTTTGTAAACTCAGGGAAGTCTACACTTATAGAGAGATAATAGCAGCTGGTCATGCTGGGAAATTCCAATCGGCTCAGCTGTATAACAGCTCCCTATGTCAGCAACAG GTTCACAGTGAGGATTGA